One stretch of Pseudomonas fluorescens Q2-87 DNA includes these proteins:
- the panC gene encoding pantoate--beta-alanine ligase, whose translation MNTVKTVRELRAAVARARGEGKRIAFVPTMGNLHSGHVALVTKAAQRADFVVASIFVNPLQFGAGEDLDKYPRTLAADQEKLLQAGCHLLFAPNVEEMYPDGMAGQTRVSVPQLSEGLCGASRPGHFEGVATVVSKLFNMVQPDIAVFGQKDFQQLAVIRALVHDLNMPIQIIGEPTVRAEDGLALSSRNGFLSPDQRAVAPVVYRGLSQIAEAIRQGQRDFPALVAEQIKHLEAAGLRPDYLEIRQARTLRPATSEDRDLVILAAAFLGTTRLIDNLHLDLDTPA comes from the coding sequence ATGAACACCGTCAAAACCGTACGCGAACTGCGGGCCGCCGTGGCCCGAGCCCGCGGCGAAGGCAAGCGCATTGCCTTCGTGCCGACCATGGGCAACCTGCACAGCGGGCATGTGGCGCTGGTGACCAAGGCTGCACAACGAGCCGATTTCGTGGTGGCGAGCATTTTCGTCAACCCGCTGCAATTCGGTGCCGGCGAAGACCTGGACAAATATCCTCGCACCTTGGCGGCCGACCAGGAGAAACTGCTCCAGGCCGGCTGCCATCTGCTGTTCGCTCCCAACGTCGAAGAGATGTACCCCGACGGCATGGCCGGACAGACCCGGGTCAGCGTCCCGCAATTGTCCGAAGGCCTGTGCGGTGCCAGCCGTCCCGGGCACTTCGAAGGCGTCGCGACGGTGGTCAGCAAGCTGTTCAACATGGTCCAGCCCGACATCGCGGTGTTTGGCCAAAAGGATTTCCAGCAACTGGCAGTCATCCGCGCCTTGGTCCATGACCTGAACATGCCGATCCAGATCATTGGCGAGCCCACCGTGCGTGCCGAGGACGGCTTGGCGCTGTCGTCGCGCAACGGCTTCCTCAGCCCGGACCAACGCGCCGTCGCACCCGTGGTCTATCGCGGCCTGAGCCAGATTGCCGAAGCGATTCGCCAGGGGCAGCGGGATTTCCCGGCGTTGGTTGCCGAGCAGATCAAGCACCTGGAAGCCGCCGGCCTGCGTCCCGATTACCTTGAGATTCGCCAGGCCCGGACCTTGCGCCCGGCCACGAGCGAGGACCGCGACCTGGTGATACTGGCTGCGGCATTCCTGGGAACGACGCGCCTGATCGACAATCTGCACCTGGATCTCGATACCCCAGCCTGA